The sequence ACGACGGGCGAACTCATCGAAATCGGCAACTCGGGCGTGTTCCGTCCCGAAGTGCTCGAACCGCTCGGCGTCGACTGCGACGTGATGGCGTGGGGGCTCGCGCTCGAACGTCTCGCCATGCTCGTCACGGGCGCCGAAGACATCCGAGACCTGCACGGAACGCTCGCCGACCTCGACTTCCTGCGGAACGCGGAGGTGATTCGCTAATGCCAGTCGTAGACGTAGACACCGACGAACTTCGCCGGTTGACCGGCCACGAGGAGAAATCCGACGACGAGTTCAAAGAGGACCTGTTCGCGCTCGGACTCGAGTACGAGGGCGAGACCGAGGACGGCCTGCTCCAGTTCGAGTTCGGTCCGGACCGCCTCGACCGCCTCTCGGTCGAGGGCGTCGCCCGGTCGCTCCGCTACCAGTACGGCGACGACCGCGGCGTGTACGTCCCGCAGACGAACGCGCCGGACTGGACCATCGAGGTCGACGAGTCGGTGCCCGAGCAGCGGCCGTACGTGACGGGCGCGGTCGTCCGCGGCGTCGACCTCGACGCGGACGCCCTCGACTCGCTCATCCAACTGCAGGAGAAACTCCACGCGACGATGGGTCGAAAGCGCGCCAAAGGCGCCATCGGCATCCACGATCTGGTGATGTTGAAGGGGGCGAACCTCGGCGAGCGCGACGTCGGAGCCGACAGCGGCCCGGAGGAGGTGAACGAGCGGCGCGAGTCGAGTCCGTCGACGAGGGGGAACTCCATCACCTACCGCGGGGTCGACCCCGACGGCGAACGGTTCGTCCCGCTCGATTCGGACGCCGAACTGACGCCCGCCGAGGTGCTCGAACGGCACCCGACCGGCGAGAAGTACGCCGACATCGTCGCCGACTACGAGCGCTACCCGGCTATCTACGACGAACTCGGTCTCTTCTCGTTCCCGCCGGTCATCAACGGCCGCCGCACCGAGGTCGACGAGGACTCGACCGACCTGCTGGTCGAACTCACCGGCACCGACCAGTGGACCATCGACAAGATGTGCAACATCATCTGCTACGCGCTGTCGGCGCGCGGCGGGACCGTCGAGCAGGTGGAAGTCGAGACGCCGGACGGAACGCTCGTCCGCCCCGACTTCGACGTCGACACCAAGACCGTGAAGCACGACCGCATCGAGACGCTCTTGGGAACTGAGCTGGAGTTCGAGGCGGTCGTCGACCTGTTCGAGCGCTCCGGACTGGACGCCACCACGAATCTCGGCGAGGAGATGAGCTACGACGTCGAGATTCCCCCGTACCGCGTCGACGTGCTTCACCCGGTGGACCTCGTCGACGACGTGGGCCGCGCCTACGGGTTCAACACGCTCGAACCGCGCTACCCCGACGTGGGGACCGTCGGCGGCCGCCACGAGCGCTCGGACCTCGAACGCGCGGTGCGCGAGCGACTCGTCGGCCTCGGCTTCGAGGACATGCTCAACTTCCACATGACCGACGAGGCGACGAACTACGACCGGATGAGCATCGAATCCGACTCGGAGAGCGACGCCGAGACCCCACTCGGCGCGACGCCGCCGGTCCGCATCGTCGAACCCTACAGCGAGGACTACACGATGCTGCGGACGTGGGCGCTGCCGTCGCTGATGACGGTGTTGGAGAACAACACGCACCGCGCGTACCCGCAGGACCTCTCGGAAGTCGGCTTCGTCGCCCACGAGGATAGCGAGGAGAACACCGGCGTCGCCGAGAGCCACCGCGTCGCGGGCGTGCTCGCTCGCCACGACGCGACGTACGAGGACGCGAAAGCCAAACTGCAGGCGCTCTGCCGCGACTTCGGCGTCGAACTGGCGACGCCCGCGGCCGAACACCCGTCGTTCATCGACGGGCGGACCGCCGCCGTCGTCGTCGACGGCGAGGAAGTCGGTGTCGTCGGCGAAGTGCACCCCGAGGTGCTCGTCGAACACGACCTCGAACTGCCCGTCGTCGCGTTCGAGTTCGAGTTGGCGGCGCTGGAGTAAGCCGTTCACATCTCCGTTTCCTCTCTTCGTTCTCCCTTCGTTCTCTCTCTCCTCTCTTCGTTCTCCCTTCGTTCTCTCTCTCCGCTCTCTCCGCTCTCTTCGTTCTCGCAGCGTCTGCCGTATATCCGACCTCGATTCTCTTCGGCTGAACACAAATAACTCGAAAGAATATCTATTTTTGCGTTATTCTTCTTGGGAATGTCAGGCTCCGAAGGGTATATGTGGCTGATTGTCGCACATCGAGTCGTCATGAACCCTCACGAAAAACAGTTCGAGACGTTGTCGGTGACCTACGGCGAACGCGACCAGCGCCCCGCCGAGGGCGTCGAGGACGTCGTCGTCCCCCTCCACCTGAGTTCGACGTACGAGATTTCCGACATCAACCCCGACGTGGGACTCGAAGATCTGGACCCCGACGAGGGGCAGTTCCTCTACTCGCGGCTCTCGAACCCCACGCGGAACGCGCTCGAACACCGGTTGGCGGCGCTCGAAGGCGGCGAACACGGGTTCGCCTTCGCCTCCGGTACCGCGGCCATCGTCGCCACGGTGATGGCCGCCGTCGAACCCGGCGACCACGTCGTCGCCTTCGACGACCTCTACGGCGGGACGCGCACGATGCTGACTCGACTGTTCGAGGAACGCCTCCACGTCGACGTGTCGTTCGTCGACGCCCGCGAGGTCGACGCCGTCGCAGACGCGATGCGCGAGGAAACCACGTTGGTCTGGATGGAGACGCCGACGAATCCCCTCCTGCGTCTCTGCGACATCGAAGCCATCGTCGAGGTTGCGCGCGAACACGGCGCGCTTCTCGGCGTCGACAACACCTTCCTCAGTCCGGCGTGTCAGAACCCGCTGGAACTCGGCGCCGACGTGGTCGTCCACAGCACGACCAAGTACCTGAACGGTCACAGCGACTCGCTGGGCGGGGCGGCCGTCACCGACTGTCCGGACCTCTCGGAGGAGATCGCGTTCCTCCAGCGCGTCGGTATGGGGAACATGCTCTCGCCGTTCGACTCGTATCTCGTGTTGCGGGGGACGAAGACGCTCCCGCTGCGGATGCGCCAGCACAACGAGAACGCGATGGAAGTCGCCGAGTTCTTGGAGGACCACGACCGCGTTCGGGCGGTTCACTACCCCGGCCTGGAGAGCCACCCGCAGCACGAGCTGGCGAATCGGCAGATGTCGGGCTACGGCGGCGTGCTCTCGGTGGAACTGGACGCGGACCTCGACGGCACCGCCGAGTTCCTCGGCCACCTCTCGGAGTTCTCGCTGGCGGTGAGCTTGGGCGGCGTGGAGTCGCTCGTTGAACACCCGGCGACGATGACTCACTCGCCGCTGTCGCAGGCCGAACGCGACGAACTCGGCATCTCGAACTCGCTGATTCGAATCTCGGTCGGCGTCGAGCACGTCGACGACCTCGTCTCGGACTTGGAGGCCGGATTCGCGGCGCTGGCGTCACACTCGACGGCGGGAAGCGACGCGGCGGCGACGTCGGACGACGACTAACTCGGTTCGCTTCGCCGTTTCGCTCTCTCGCTTCGTTCTCCCGTCTCGCTTTCCCGTTTCGTTCTCCCGTCTCGATTTCCCGCTTCGCTTTCCCGTGGTCACTCGTCGGTTCCGACCTCTTTTCGCCCCGTGAGCGTTTTCGGGTCGAGGCGGTACTCCCTGAACGTGATCTCCTCCGGCGGCCGCTCGAAGATGTCCACTTCCGGAATCTCGACCGCCCACAACCCCTGGACGGCGCTCGACTCGTAGGACGCCTCGGTCACGTCTTCGAGCGTGCCGGTCGCCACGGCGCTTCGCCAGCCATCGTCGGTCTGGGCGTGCGCGACGAACGTGACGGGCCTGTCGACGACCTCCTCCTTTGTGCTCTCCGGTCGGAACGAGAGCCGAAAGTAGAAGCTCCGCGTCTCCGCGTCGTACCCGTACGACACCGGAACGGTGAACGGCGACTCGTCGACTCCCTCGCCGAAGGAGATGACGCCTGTACCCCCGGACCCGAGGAACTCGTTCAGTTCGTCGGCGCTCAGTTGCACCCAGCGGATTCCCTGCATACCGTGCGTACGTCGTGGCAACACAAAACAATCCGGTCGCGTCCGTCTCGGCCCCGCGCGGCCGGGATTTCCGTCTGCCAACCGAGGCGTTTAACAGCGGTCCGGGGAGTAGACTCCGACGAGAATGCCCAGTGGAGCATACGACCCGGAGGCCACGGAACGAAAGTGGCAGGAGCGGTGGCTCGACGAGGAGACGTACGACTACGACGACGCCGCGGTAGACGGGGATACGGTCTTCTCCATCGACTCGCCGCCGCCGACGGTGTCGGGGAGTCTCCACTGGGGCCACGTGTACGGCTTCACGCTACAGGACTTCGTCGCCCGCTTCGAGCGGATGCGCGGCGAGAACATCTTCTTCCCGTTCGGCTACGACGACAACGGCATCGCCTCCGAGCGACTGACCGAGGACGAACTCGGTATCCGACACCAGGATTACGAGCGCCGCGAGTTCCAACAGCTCTGCCGCGAGGTCTGCGCCGAGTACGAGTCGGAGTTCACCGAGAAGATGCAGGCGCTCGGCATCTCCATCGACTGGGACCGGACCTACCGGACCATCGAGCCGCGCGTCCAGCGCGCCTCGCAGCTCTCCTTCATCGAACTGTACGAACAGGGCCGCGAGTACCGCCAGCGCGCCCCCGCCATCTGGTGTCCCGAGTGCGAGACGGCGATTTCGCAGGTCGAAACGGAGGACGACGAACAGCCGAGTCACTTCCACGACATCGAGTTCGAGGTGACCGACTCCGACGAGTCGTTCGTCATCTCGACGACGCGGCCGGAACTCCTCCCGGCCTGTGTCGCCGTCTTCGTCCACCCCGACGACGACGACAACCAGCACCTCGTCGGCGAGGAGGCGACGATTCCGCTGTTCGGTCAGTCCGTCCCGATCATCGCCGACGACCGCGTCGACATGGAGACGGGGTCGGGCATCGTCATGTGCTGTACGTTCGGCGACCAGAACGACATCGAGTGGTACCAGGCGCACGACCTCGACCTCCGCATCGCCATCGACGAGTCCGGCACGCTGACCGAGGTGGCCGACGAGTACGCCGGCCTCGACCGCGACGAGGCCCGCGAGGCTATCGTCTCGGACCTCGACGACGCGGGCGTCCTTCTGGACCGCCGCAGCATCACCCACGTCGTGAACGTCCACGAGCGCTGCGGGACGAGCGTCGAGTTCCTCGTCACCGAGCAGTGGTACATCAAACTGCTCGACAAGACCGACGAGTATCTGGAGGCGGGCCGCCAGATGGAGTGGTTCCCCGAGAAGATGTTTACTCGATATAAGAACTGGATAGAGGGACTGCAGTGGGACTGGTCCATCTCCCGACAGCGCTCCTCGGGGATTCCGTTCCCCGTCTGGTACTGCGCGGAGTGCGACCACGAGGTCATCGCCCGCAAGGAGGACCTGCCGGTCGACCCGCTGTCGGACGACCCCCCGGTCGACGCTTGTTCGGAGTGCGGCCACGACGAGTTCGTTGCCGAGGACGACGTGTTCGACACGTGGGCCACCTCCTCGCTGACGCCGCTCATCAACGCCGGCTGGGACTGGGACGCCGAGAGCGAAGAGTACGCGATGGAGCGACCCGAGATATATCCGTTCGACGTGCGCCCGCAGGGCCACGACATCATCTCCTTCTGGCTGTTCCACACCGTCGTCAAGTGTTACGAGCACACCGGCGAAGTGCCGTTCGACTCGGTGATGATCAACGGGATGGTGCTCGACGAGAACCGCGTGAAGATGTCCAAATCCCTGGGCAACATCGTCTCGCCCGACGAGGTGCTCGACGAGTACCCCGTCGACGCCGCGCGCTACTGGGCCGCCGGCAGCGCCGTCGGCGACGACCTGCCGTACAACGAGAAGGGCATCGTCGCGGGCGAGAAGCTCCTGCGGAAGCTGTGGAACGCCTCGAAGCTCGTCGACAGCCTCACCCCCGACGAGCGACTCGACGAGCCCGACGACCTGCGGGCCATCGACCGCTGGCTGCTCGCGGAGATGGACGACACCGTCCGATTCGTCACCGAGAAGCTCGAAGCCCGGGAGTTCTCGAAGGCCCGAGATCACCTCCGGAGCTTCTTCTGGCACACGTTCTGCGACGACTACCTCGAAATCGCCAAAGAGCGCGACGACGAGTCGGCGGCGTACGCGCTCCAGACGGCGCACCGACGCTTCCTGAAGCTGTTCGCTCCGTTCCTCGCGCACATCGCCGAGGAACTGTGGCGCGAGATGTACGACGACCGCAGCGTCCACAACACCGAGTGGCCCGAACCGCTCGGCCTCGACGCCGACCACGAGGCCGGCGAGACGGCGATGGCCGTCGTCGGCGCGCTACGCAAGTACAAGAGCGACGCGCAGTTGTCGCTGAACGCGTCCATCGACACCGTCGACGTGTACGGTAACGTCGCCGGCTTCGAGGAGGAGATACAGCGGGTGATGCACGTCGAGTCGCTGTCGACGCTCGAAGAAGAACCCGAAATCGAGTCCGTCGTGACGGGCATCGACCTCGACTACTCCGTCGTCGGCCCCGAGTACGGCAGTCAGGTTCCGGATATCGAAGCCGGACTGGAAGCCGGCGAGTACGAACTCGGCGAGAACTCGCTCTCGGTCGCGGGGCTCGAACTCGACTCGGAGATGTTCGAGGTCGACCGCGAGCGCCGGTACACCGGGGAGGGCGAGATGCTCGAAGCGGGCGACGCAATCGTCATCGTGCGGAACTGAGTCGGTCGCGTCTCGCTCTCGCATCCGGTTTCGCTCCCGTTTCACTCCCGTTTCTGTCCCCGCCGCTTCTTTCGGTGTCGGAGCGCGCAGAACCTCACCTCACTTTTTTCCTGCCGTCCGACGACTGTGAACGTGTGACCGTCGCTCCCGCTCCCGACGAGATTTTCGACCGGGCGGCCGAAGAGGGCGCCCGACGCCTCGACCAGTCGTTGCTCGAACTCGTCTCGACGAGTTTCATCGCCGGGTTCACCATCGTCTTCGGCCTGGCCGCGCTCGGCATCGTCCGCGCGGCGGTCGGACCGGGGCTCGGCCACCTCGCCGGCGCGCTCGCCTTCGGCGTCGGCCTCGTGTTCCTCATCGTCGGACGGGCAGAACTGTTCAACGAGAACTTCTTCGACCCCGCGGCGAAGGCGGCCCTCGACCCCGACTCGTGGCTTATCGGGCCGCTCCTTCGGCTGTGGGTCGTCACGTTCACGTTCAACCTCGTCGGCGGTGCCCCGTTCGTGTTCCTCCTCTCCGTCGACGGCGCGCTGCCGGCGGGCTCGGCGGAGGCGCTGAGCACAGTCGCCGAGGAGATAATCCACCGCGGGACGGTCGCCGAGTTCGTGAAAGCGTTCACCGGCGGCGCGCTCGTGACCCTGCTGTCGTTTCTCCTACAGGGCGTCAACAGCGTCGGAAGCCGTATCTCCCTGGCCTACATCGTCGGCGTCCTGTTGGCTTTGGGCCCCTTCGACCACGTCATCGTCACCGTGCTGCACGTGCTGTTCGGCATGTTCTTCGGCGTCGATATCGGCCTCGGTGCGCTGGCGGCGACCACGGCCGTGGTCACGGCGGGTAACCTCGTGGGCGGACTCGGACTCGTCACCCTCACCCACGTCGCGCAGGTGAGAGGCGCGCGCGAGGCCGGCGACTGAATCGGACGCCGCGCGGCGCTGCTCCTTCAGTGGTCGACGCCGACGGCCGCTTCGACGCTGTCGAAACCGTCGCGCTCCAGCAACTCCAGCAGCCCTGCGTTGATGTCGCAGGCGACGCTCGGCCCCTCGTAGACGAGCGCCGTGTACAACTGGACGAGACTCGCGCCAGCGCGTATCTTCTCGTAGGCCCCCTCCGCATCGGAGACGCCGCCGACGCCGATTATTGGAACACTGGTTCGGCGAGCGACGAACCGTATCATCTTCGTCGCGCGGTTCTCGATGGGTTTCCCGGAGAGGCCGCCGCGCTCGGCCCGGTTCGGGTTCCGCAGCGAGGCGGGTCGCTCCGTCGTCGTGTTGGTGGCGACGACACCGTCGAGGGACAGGTCGTCGACGACGGCGAGCGCCTCTTCGATAGCCGGTTCCGGCAAGTCCGGGGAGAGTTTGACGAGCAGCGGCGACGCGCCGGCGTCCGCGAGTCCGCCGAGGATACGCTCCAGGGACTCGCGGTTCTGGAGGTCACGGAGTCCGGGCGTGTTCGGACTGGAGACGTTGACAACGAAGTAGTCGCCCGCGTCGGCGACGCGTTCGTAGGTGTACAGATAGTCGTCGGCCGCCTCGGTGAGCGGCGTCGACTTCGACTTCCCGATGTTGATGCCGACGGGTACGTCCGGGAGTTCTCCCGATTCGAGTCGCTCGCCCACCGCGTTGGCCCCGTGGTTGTTGAAGCCCATCCGGTTGACGATGGCCCGGTCCTCGGGGAGACGAAACATCCGCGGGCGGGGGTTGCCGGGTTGGCGCTCGGCGGTGACGCCGCCGACCTCGACGTGGCCGAAGCCGAGGGCGGCGAGAACCGAGGGAATCTCGGCGTTCTTGTCGAATCCGGCGGCGACGCCGACGGGGTTGGGGAACGACTCGTCGAACAGATCCACGCGCAGACGGGCGTCGTCGACGGTGTACCGACGCGCGAGAGCGTCCTCCACTCGGGTGTGTTGTACGGCGCGGAGCAAACGGTGGGTGGTTCGGTGGGCCGTCTCGGGCGGCAGCG is a genomic window of Haloprofundus halophilus containing:
- a CDS encoding formate/nitrite transporter family protein, coding for MTVAPAPDEIFDRAAEEGARRLDQSLLELVSTSFIAGFTIVFGLAALGIVRAAVGPGLGHLAGALAFGVGLVFLIVGRAELFNENFFDPAAKAALDPDSWLIGPLLRLWVVTFTFNLVGGAPFVFLLSVDGALPAGSAEALSTVAEEIIHRGTVAEFVKAFTGGALVTLLSFLLQGVNSVGSRISLAYIVGVLLALGPFDHVIVTVLHVLFGMFFGVDIGLGALAATTAVVTAGNLVGGLGLVTLTHVAQVRGAREAGD
- a CDS encoding quinone-dependent dihydroorotate dehydrogenase; translation: MRLYDATKPALFTLPPETAHRTTHRLLRAVQHTRVEDALARRYTVDDARLRVDLFDESFPNPVGVAAGFDKNAEIPSVLAALGFGHVEVGGVTAERQPGNPRPRMFRLPEDRAIVNRMGFNNHGANAVGERLESGELPDVPVGINIGKSKSTPLTEAADDYLYTYERVADAGDYFVVNVSSPNTPGLRDLQNRESLERILGGLADAGASPLLVKLSPDLPEPAIEEALAVVDDLSLDGVVATNTTTERPASLRNPNRAERGGLSGKPIENRATKMIRFVARRTSVPIIGVGGVSDAEGAYEKIRAGASLVQLYTALVYEGPSVACDINAGLLELLERDGFDSVEAAVGVDH
- a CDS encoding valine--tRNA ligase, giving the protein MPSGAYDPEATERKWQERWLDEETYDYDDAAVDGDTVFSIDSPPPTVSGSLHWGHVYGFTLQDFVARFERMRGENIFFPFGYDDNGIASERLTEDELGIRHQDYERREFQQLCREVCAEYESEFTEKMQALGISIDWDRTYRTIEPRVQRASQLSFIELYEQGREYRQRAPAIWCPECETAISQVETEDDEQPSHFHDIEFEVTDSDESFVISTTRPELLPACVAVFVHPDDDDNQHLVGEEATIPLFGQSVPIIADDRVDMETGSGIVMCCTFGDQNDIEWYQAHDLDLRIAIDESGTLTEVADEYAGLDRDEAREAIVSDLDDAGVLLDRRSITHVVNVHERCGTSVEFLVTEQWYIKLLDKTDEYLEAGRQMEWFPEKMFTRYKNWIEGLQWDWSISRQRSSGIPFPVWYCAECDHEVIARKEDLPVDPLSDDPPVDACSECGHDEFVAEDDVFDTWATSSLTPLINAGWDWDAESEEYAMERPEIYPFDVRPQGHDIISFWLFHTVVKCYEHTGEVPFDSVMINGMVLDENRVKMSKSLGNIVSPDEVLDEYPVDAARYWAAGSAVGDDLPYNEKGIVAGEKLLRKLWNASKLVDSLTPDERLDEPDDLRAIDRWLLAEMDDTVRFVTEKLEAREFSKARDHLRSFFWHTFCDDYLEIAKERDDESAAYALQTAHRRFLKLFAPFLAHIAEELWREMYDDRSVHNTEWPEPLGLDADHEAGETAMAVVGALRKYKSDAQLSLNASIDTVDVYGNVAGFEEEIQRVMHVESLSTLEEEPEIESVVTGIDLDYSVVGPEYGSQVPDIEAGLEAGEYELGENSLSVAGLELDSEMFEVDRERRYTGEGEMLEAGDAIVIVRN
- the pheT gene encoding phenylalanine--tRNA ligase subunit beta, with translation MPVVDVDTDELRRLTGHEEKSDDEFKEDLFALGLEYEGETEDGLLQFEFGPDRLDRLSVEGVARSLRYQYGDDRGVYVPQTNAPDWTIEVDESVPEQRPYVTGAVVRGVDLDADALDSLIQLQEKLHATMGRKRAKGAIGIHDLVMLKGANLGERDVGADSGPEEVNERRESSPSTRGNSITYRGVDPDGERFVPLDSDAELTPAEVLERHPTGEKYADIVADYERYPAIYDELGLFSFPPVINGRRTEVDEDSTDLLVELTGTDQWTIDKMCNIICYALSARGGTVEQVEVETPDGTLVRPDFDVDTKTVKHDRIETLLGTELEFEAVVDLFERSGLDATTNLGEEMSYDVEIPPYRVDVLHPVDLVDDVGRAYGFNTLEPRYPDVGTVGGRHERSDLERAVRERLVGLGFEDMLNFHMTDEATNYDRMSIESDSESDAETPLGATPPVRIVEPYSEDYTMLRTWALPSLMTVLENNTHRAYPQDLSEVGFVAHEDSEENTGVAESHRVAGVLARHDATYEDAKAKLQALCRDFGVELATPAAEHPSFIDGRTAAVVVDGEEVGVVGEVHPEVLVEHDLELPVVAFEFELAALE
- a CDS encoding trans-sulfuration enzyme family protein, with the protein product MNPHEKQFETLSVTYGERDQRPAEGVEDVVVPLHLSSTYEISDINPDVGLEDLDPDEGQFLYSRLSNPTRNALEHRLAALEGGEHGFAFASGTAAIVATVMAAVEPGDHVVAFDDLYGGTRTMLTRLFEERLHVDVSFVDAREVDAVADAMREETTLVWMETPTNPLLRLCDIEAIVEVAREHGALLGVDNTFLSPACQNPLELGADVVVHSTTKYLNGHSDSLGGAAVTDCPDLSEEIAFLQRVGMGNMLSPFDSYLVLRGTKTLPLRMRQHNENAMEVAEFLEDHDRVRAVHYPGLESHPQHELANRQMSGYGGVLSVELDADLDGTAEFLGHLSEFSLAVSLGGVESLVEHPATMTHSPLSQAERDELGISNSLIRISVGVEHVDDLVSDLEAGFAALASHSTAGSDAAATSDDD
- a CDS encoding pyridoxamine 5'-phosphate oxidase family protein, whose translation is MQGIRWVQLSADELNEFLGSGGTGVISFGEGVDESPFTVPVSYGYDAETRSFYFRLSFRPESTKEEVVDRPVTFVAHAQTDDGWRSAVATGTLEDVTEASYESSAVQGLWAVEIPEVDIFERPPEEITFREYRLDPKTLTGRKEVGTDE